In a single window of the Massilia oculi genome:
- a CDS encoding DUF1631 family protein: MATPSAQNSAARKAASAQQAALAELVDIARSHAESGLADMARRMVSALLDLTAAGLDPATVMRRVKSGNLLKDNGYAFTHLATSEIEAALRREVAGLLPHAAGAPDAAPATAAELSLVPLEQIDQQMALGAVSRPFDLQHSEGLATLGVRLGLLLGRDLVRAAHNPFRPDVFLAAVDAAWRQFEPDPEAHGLLAPLLRPGLMFDLGPLYQALIEALIEKLKARKGGNADTRFSKTDDRASRQAERARRDAALAQQLRQLFDPALAVDEIPNLPQGSGGWRPSAASGFAVAPLAPPVPAAGAVPCSAAAGASAPPAQVCAPGGAGSAAPPAPSAQPLIDLLARAGAAAPDAAPGIPVLPGLRASLPQGALSRADETTLDLLSRVFGSVLQDDGVAPETRELIGHLQLPVLRTALRDRSFFFQESHPARRLLDLLSQAGWERSLDADDPVYRAMRRSVERVRGQVDPEFDAAVADLEAGLAARDHMEEAAMAAPIAQAMRSEKRAAAERSARRAVALRLTGEQLIPAVSGFLEGRWSAALALAYTIEDSRPGAVDNATRTMEDLIWSVKPKATQEQRKALIARLPALLASLNNWLDATRWQDAERLQFFAELAECHASIVRAPIELLPERQLELALEAAQQDALRRVAREQEEEREQARIQAEEAQAAASDPAAALLAGLERGMRLELSEAHIVRRVRLAWVSPLRTLYIFSGAGRQEAFSLPAARLAELLREGAMRVVAAEGVVGRILSAAVRPMPAMV; encoded by the coding sequence ATGGCCACCCCATCCGCCCAGAACTCTGCCGCGCGCAAGGCCGCATCCGCCCAGCAGGCGGCGCTGGCCGAGCTGGTCGACATCGCGCGCAGCCATGCCGAGTCCGGCCTGGCGGACATGGCGCGGCGCATGGTGTCCGCGCTGCTCGACCTGACCGCGGCCGGGCTCGACCCCGCCACCGTCATGCGGCGCGTAAAATCGGGCAATCTCCTCAAGGACAACGGCTACGCCTTCACCCACCTGGCGACGAGCGAGATCGAAGCGGCGCTGCGCCGGGAAGTCGCGGGCCTGCTCCCGCACGCCGCCGGCGCCCCGGATGCGGCTCCAGCCACGGCGGCCGAACTGAGCCTGGTCCCGCTGGAGCAGATCGACCAGCAGATGGCGCTGGGCGCCGTCAGCCGGCCCTTCGACCTGCAGCATTCCGAGGGCCTGGCCACGCTGGGCGTGCGCCTCGGCCTGCTGCTAGGGCGCGACCTGGTGCGCGCCGCGCACAACCCCTTCCGTCCCGACGTTTTCCTGGCCGCCGTGGACGCTGCCTGGCGCCAGTTCGAGCCCGATCCCGAGGCCCACGGCCTGTTGGCGCCGCTGCTGCGCCCCGGCCTGATGTTCGACCTGGGGCCGTTGTATCAAGCCCTGATCGAGGCCTTGATCGAGAAGCTCAAGGCACGCAAGGGCGGCAACGCCGACACCCGCTTCAGCAAGACCGACGACCGGGCGTCGCGCCAGGCCGAGCGCGCCCGGCGCGATGCCGCGCTGGCCCAGCAGCTGCGCCAGCTGTTCGACCCGGCGCTGGCTGTCGACGAGATCCCGAACCTGCCGCAGGGCAGCGGCGGCTGGCGTCCGAGCGCGGCGTCCGGCTTCGCTGTGGCGCCGTTGGCGCCGCCCGTGCCTGCAGCGGGCGCCGTTCCCTGCAGCGCTGCCGCCGGCGCGAGCGCCCCTCCGGCTCAGGTCTGCGCGCCGGGTGGCGCCGGCAGCGCCGCACCGCCGGCGCCGTCCGCGCAGCCCCTGATCGATCTGCTGGCCCGCGCTGGCGCCGCGGCCCCGGACGCGGCCCCCGGCATCCCCGTCCTTCCGGGCCTGCGCGCCAGCTTGCCGCAGGGCGCCCTGTCGCGCGCCGACGAAACGACGCTCGACCTGCTGTCGCGCGTGTTCGGCAGTGTGCTGCAGGACGACGGCGTCGCCCCCGAGACGCGCGAACTGATCGGTCACCTGCAACTGCCGGTCCTGCGCACCGCGCTGCGCGACCGCAGCTTCTTCTTCCAGGAGAGCCATCCGGCGCGTCGCCTGCTCGACCTGCTGTCGCAGGCCGGCTGGGAACGCTCCCTGGACGCGGACGACCCGGTCTACCGCGCCATGCGCCGCAGCGTCGAGCGCGTGCGCGGCCAGGTCGATCCGGAGTTCGATGCGGCCGTGGCCGACCTCGAAGCCGGCCTGGCCGCGCGCGATCATATGGAAGAGGCGGCGATGGCGGCGCCCATCGCCCAGGCCATGCGCAGCGAAAAGCGCGCCGCCGCCGAGCGTTCGGCCCGGCGCGCGGTGGCGCTGCGCCTCACCGGAGAGCAGTTGATCCCGGCCGTCTCGGGATTTCTCGAAGGCCGCTGGAGCGCCGCGCTGGCGCTGGCCTACACGATCGAGGACAGCCGTCCCGGCGCCGTCGACAATGCCACGCGCACGATGGAAGACCTGATCTGGAGCGTCAAGCCGAAGGCGACCCAGGAGCAGAGGAAGGCCCTGATCGCGCGCCTGCCGGCGCTGCTGGCAAGCCTGAACAACTGGCTCGACGCCACCCGCTGGCAGGATGCCGAACGCCTGCAGTTCTTCGCCGAGCTGGCCGAATGCCACGCGTCGATCGTGCGCGCGCCGATCGAGCTGCTGCCCGAACGCCAGCTCGAACTGGCGCTCGAGGCTGCGCAGCAGGATGCGCTGCGCCGGGTCGCCCGGGAACAGGAAGAAGAGCGGGAACAGGCCCGGATCCAGGCCGAGGAAGCGCAGGCCGCCGCAAGCGATCCGGCCGCCGCCCTGCTTGCCGGCCTGGAGCGCGGCATGCGCCTCGAGCTGAGCGAGGCGCACATCGTGCGCCGGGTGCGCCTGGCCTGGGTCAGCCCGCTGCGCACGCTGTACATCTTCTCGGGCGCCGGGCGCCAGGAAGCGTTTTCGCTGCCGGCCGCGCGCCTGGCCGAGCTGCTGCGCGAAGGCGCGATGCGTGTGGTGGCGGCCGAGGGCGTGGTCGGCCGCATCCTGAGCGCGGCGGTCAGGCCCATGCCGGCAATGGTATGA
- a CDS encoding ATP-dependent Clp protease proteolytic subunit, with protein sequence MNEEKNLQEKEGWYTLSGDVNSDMVHRMFEAVAAMTEDGIDTAHVLLQSNGGYVSDGLCLYNFMASSPIKFVMYNAGAVASIAVVLYLAGSRRYASETARFMIHKSHATASPGSRPDALNIIVEGLRADDARTEAILRKEIELAPEQWSVHQYGDLHLTARDAKKAKMIHEVLDFAPPKGAILRNI encoded by the coding sequence GTGAACGAAGAAAAAAATTTGCAGGAGAAAGAGGGTTGGTACACGCTGTCGGGCGACGTCAACAGCGATATGGTGCACCGGATGTTCGAGGCGGTGGCGGCGATGACCGAGGACGGGATCGATACCGCCCACGTGCTGCTGCAGTCGAATGGCGGCTATGTCAGCGACGGCTTGTGCCTGTATAACTTCATGGCCAGCTCGCCCATCAAGTTTGTGATGTACAACGCCGGGGCGGTAGCATCGATCGCGGTGGTGCTCTACCTGGCCGGCTCGCGCCGCTATGCCAGCGAGACCGCGCGCTTCATGATCCACAAGTCGCATGCGACCGCTTCTCCCGGTTCGCGGCCGGATGCGCTCAACATCATCGTCGAAGGCCTGCGCGCCGACGATGCGCGCACCGAGGCCATCCTGCGCAAGGAAATCGAACTCGCGCCCGAGCAGTGGAGCGTGCACCAGTACGGCGACCTGCACTTGACCGCGCGCGATGCCAAGAAGGCGAAGATGATCCACGAGGTGCTGGACTTCGCGCCGCCGAAAGGCGCCATCCTGCGCAATATCTGA
- the gcvT gene encoding glycine cleavage system aminomethyltransferase GcvT, with translation MTLKATPLNSAHRALGAKMVDFGGWDMPVNYGSQIEEHNAVRLDAGMFDVSHMCVVDVKGANTRSFLRGLLANNVDKLQVPGKALYSCMLDPQGGVIDDLIVYFFSEDWFRIVVNAGTADKDVAWMNAQNAATNSGVSIIQRRDGNDPIALIAVQGPNARAKLWQVLPTTRSATENIKPFNAAIVGDTAFGEAMVARTGYTGEDGFEIGVPASQAEALWNALLAAGVKPAGLGARDTLRLEAGMNLYGQDMDETTNPLDAGLAWTIDLVSERDFIGKAALQAKGQGAQFVGLILREKGGILRAHQKVVAASGNEGEITSGTFSPSMQQAIALARVPMDVAVGDTVHVIIRDKRLAASVVKLPFVRNGKVLAA, from the coding sequence ATGACGCTCAAAGCGACCCCGCTCAATTCCGCTCACCGTGCCCTTGGCGCCAAGATGGTCGACTTCGGCGGCTGGGATATGCCCGTCAACTACGGCTCCCAGATCGAAGAGCACAACGCGGTGCGCCTGGATGCGGGCATGTTCGACGTGTCCCACATGTGCGTCGTGGACGTCAAGGGTGCCAACACCCGCTCCTTTCTGCGCGGCCTGCTGGCCAATAACGTCGACAAGCTGCAAGTGCCGGGCAAGGCCCTGTACTCGTGCATGCTCGATCCGCAAGGCGGCGTCATCGACGACCTGATCGTCTATTTCTTCTCCGAGGACTGGTTCCGCATCGTCGTCAACGCCGGCACCGCCGACAAGGACGTGGCCTGGATGAACGCGCAGAATGCCGCCACCAACAGCGGCGTGAGCATCATCCAGCGCCGCGACGGCAACGACCCGATCGCCCTCATCGCCGTCCAGGGCCCGAACGCCCGCGCCAAGCTGTGGCAGGTGCTGCCGACTACCAGGTCCGCAACCGAAAACATCAAGCCCTTCAACGCCGCCATCGTCGGCGACACCGCCTTCGGCGAAGCCATGGTCGCCCGCACCGGCTACACCGGCGAAGACGGCTTCGAGATCGGCGTGCCCGCGAGCCAGGCCGAAGCCCTGTGGAACGCCCTGCTCGCCGCCGGCGTCAAGCCGGCCGGCCTCGGGGCGCGCGACACCCTGCGCCTGGAAGCCGGCATGAACCTGTACGGCCAGGACATGGACGAAACGACCAATCCGCTCGACGCCGGCCTGGCCTGGACCATCGACCTGGTGTCCGAGCGCGACTTCATCGGCAAGGCCGCGCTGCAGGCCAAGGGCCAGGGCGCCCAGTTCGTCGGCCTGATCCTGCGCGAGAAAGGCGGCATCCTGCGCGCCCACCAGAAAGTCGTGGCCGCATCGGGTAACGAGGGCGAGATCACCAGCGGCACCTTCAGCCCATCCATGCAGCAGGCGATCGCCCTGGCGCGCGTGCCGATGGACGTCGCCGTTGGCGACACCGTGCACGTGATCATTCGCGACAAGCGCCTGGCCGCCAGCGTGGTCAAGCTTCCGTTCGTGCGCAACGGCAAAGTGCTGGCCGCCTGA